A genome region from Triticum aestivum cultivar Chinese Spring chromosome 2B, IWGSC CS RefSeq v2.1, whole genome shotgun sequence includes the following:
- the LOC123039232 gene encoding uncharacterized protein — MGDIFFAAWGAAGEILKPGDEKASTRCPHALIHSSPHAFASPSASLACCSPLPPSALLLLAAPDSSVAPSPSPETSPSPLCFLLSQFPTHLRAPSLPSALQNHGFDLAVAKLGVGGTQPRASHSSSSRALPRHKDDADADAQDQDRLLCWERTSGLSPGDNVMPALHPRRGEAPHQRRQRGALGSDSSPECSSSGSVLGVGFRPLRPQAHGFPGAQDLPAQDTRTCSRPPPPRPELGMEARARERGGQQRDGGEEAWRRARRSAASCGERERRSILFCMQVMG, encoded by the exons ATGG GAGACATTTTTTTCGCCGCTTGGGGGGCTGCCGGCGAAATACTAAAGCCTGGGGATGAAAAAGCATCCACTCGTTGCCCCCACGCACTTATCCACTCGTCACCGCACGCCTTCGCCTCTCCCTCGGCATCGCTCGCCTGCTGCTCGCCGCTTCCGCCCTCGGCCCTCCTGCTACTCGCCGCCCCGGACAGCAGCGTGGCTCCATCCCCTTCGCCGGAGACCAGCCCAAGCCCGCTTTGTTTTCTCCTCTCCCAATTCCCCACCCATCTCCGTGCTCCGTCGCTGCCCTCCGCCCTCCAGAACCACGGCTTCGATCTGGCCGTGGCCAAGCTCGGCGTCGGTGGTACACAGCCAAGGGCAAGCCATAGCTCGTCGTCCAGGGCACTTCCGCGGCACAaggacgacgccgacgccgacgcacaAGACCAAGACCGCCTCCTGTGCTGGGAGAGGACGAGTGGGCTTTCTCCGGGCGACAACGTGATGCCCGCCCTCCACCCACGGCGAGGAGAAGCGCCGCACCAGCGACGCCAACGAGGAGCTCTCGGCAGTGACAGCTCTCCGGAGTGCTCGAGCAGCGGCAGCGTCCTGGGAG TCGGATTTCGTCCTCTTCGACCCCAAGCCCATGGATTTCCAGGCGCTCAAGACCTACCTGCTCAAGACACACGCACGTGCAgccggccgccaccgccgcggccGGAGCTTGGCATGGAGGCCAGGGCGAGGGAGCGCGGCGGCCAGCAACgagacggcggcgaggaggcgtggaGGCGAGCGCGGCGCAGCGCGGCTTcgtgcggagagagagagaggagatcgaTTCTTTTTTGCATGCAAGTGATGGGCTAG